A single Halogeometricum rufum DNA region contains:
- a CDS encoding MnhB domain-containing protein yields MSPPSRVESTVVTTTVRLLSPFVLTFALFTLFHGTSSVGGGFQGGVVAAAVVVSFAFAFGVQETAAWLSPRTLLALVAAGPLVFGVVSMAGLVFGGAFMQFDVLPIPKPSVYATEAIELGIGATVGAVVSVLFVRLAADPAGGER; encoded by the coding sequence GTGAGCCCCCCATCGCGCGTCGAGAGTACGGTCGTCACGACGACGGTCAGACTGCTCTCGCCGTTCGTGCTGACGTTCGCGCTGTTCACGCTGTTCCACGGCACGTCCTCGGTCGGCGGCGGCTTCCAGGGCGGCGTCGTCGCCGCCGCCGTCGTGGTGTCGTTCGCCTTCGCGTTCGGCGTTCAGGAGACGGCGGCGTGGCTCTCGCCGCGGACGCTTCTGGCACTCGTCGCCGCCGGTCCCCTCGTCTTCGGCGTCGTCTCGATGGCCGGGCTGGTCTTCGGCGGGGCGTTCATGCAGTTCGACGTGCTGCCGATTCCGAAGCCGTCGGTCTACGCGACGGAGGCGATAGAACTCGGCATCGGCGCGACAGTCGGCGCCGTCGTCTCTGTGCTGTTCGTCCGTCTCGCCGCGGACCCCGCCGGAGGTGAGCGGTAG
- a CDS encoding Na+/H+ antiporter subunit E, whose protein sequence is MSRLTAAAADGLRDAAVRYGATGLVAYGFYLALGDPTDPFDLVTGFVSAVVVAAVLGAVVFETAPSRGSLGVVARAVVFLPRLLAAVVRANLSLARVVLDPRLPIAPSVVRVPAPEGNLARALLANSITLTPGTVTLDVTDDELVVHALTEASRTELLAGSLARSVAFVTGDPVTETTDDETEGT, encoded by the coding sequence GTGAGCCGACTGACGGCCGCCGCGGCCGACGGACTTCGGGACGCCGCGGTCCGCTACGGGGCGACGGGCCTCGTCGCGTACGGTTTCTACCTGGCGCTCGGGGATCCGACGGACCCGTTCGACCTCGTGACCGGGTTCGTGAGTGCGGTGGTCGTCGCCGCCGTCCTCGGCGCCGTCGTCTTCGAGACCGCGCCCTCGCGCGGGAGCCTCGGCGTCGTCGCTCGCGCCGTCGTGTTCCTCCCCCGACTCCTCGCCGCCGTCGTCCGCGCGAACCTGTCGCTCGCGCGGGTCGTCCTCGACCCGCGACTCCCGATAGCGCCGTCGGTGGTCCGCGTCCCGGCGCCCGAGGGGAACCTCGCTCGGGCGCTGTTGGCCAACAGCATCACGCTGACGCCGGGGACGGTGACGCTCGACGTCACGGACGACGAACTGGTGGTCCACGCGCTGACCGAAGCCAGCCGGACCGAACTGCTGGCGGGGTCGCTGGCGCGGTCCGTCGCCTTCGTCACCGGCGACCCCGTCACCGAGACGACCGACGACGAGACGGAGGGCACCTGA
- the mnhG gene encoding monovalent cation/H(+) antiporter subunit G, which translates to MTPVDAAVVALVAGSVFFSLVAVVGFVRLPDVFARAHAASKSETLGALLGLLAAGVAFGPGAESVKLLMLALFVLVTGPTAAHAIVRAAARAGDTPTTVADDAGGER; encoded by the coding sequence GTGACCCCCGTCGACGCCGCCGTCGTGGCGCTGGTCGCCGGGAGCGTCTTCTTCTCTCTCGTCGCCGTCGTCGGGTTCGTCCGCCTCCCCGACGTGTTCGCCCGGGCGCACGCCGCCTCCAAGAGCGAGACGCTCGGAGCGCTTCTCGGCCTCCTCGCCGCGGGCGTCGCCTTCGGCCCGGGTGCCGAGTCGGTGAAACTGCTCATGCTGGCGCTGTTCGTCCTCGTCACGGGCCCCACCGCCGCCCACGCCATCGTCAGAGCGGCCGCGAGAGCGGGCGACACGCCGACGACCGTCGCGGACGACGCCGGAGGCGAGCGATGA
- a CDS encoding proton-conducting transporter transmembrane domain-containing protein, translating to MAVTDAASLLPFAAVVLPAVSIPLLYLARTRPNVREAVTLAAAAATLVVVWFMTESATTHVAALGSVAGVAFELRADAAGLLFALLAATLWVVTSVYSIGYVRTLDEHAQTRYFASFAASVAATMGVAFAANLFTLFVFYELLTLATYPLVAHAETREARIAARKYVAYTLGGGVVALGGVLLVAVLAGTVTFDAGGLSSLAAADPTLARVAFALLVVGFGVKTAVMPLHGWLPAAMVAPTPVSGLLHAVAVVKSGVFALGRTVLYVFGPETTWDLGMGLPLAVAAAVTMVLAGVVGLRQDNLKRGLAYSTVSQLSYVALGLALATPLSVFGAFVHVVAHAFMKITLFFVAGVVAAETGVKYVSDLAGIGRRLPLTMAAFGVAAAGLIGFPLVAGFVSKFHLVLGAAASPYPVFVAAYLLAGLLKLLYFWPVVYVAFFGRRGSDGSESEHAFAPPHATDGGYAAAATWERRTLGAETTPFMLLPVLFTVGAAVALGVAPTAFPFWDLANAVVAEVFG from the coding sequence ATGGCTGTGACCGACGCGGCGTCGCTCCTGCCGTTCGCGGCGGTGGTCCTGCCCGCGGTGTCGATTCCGCTCCTGTACCTCGCCCGGACCCGCCCGAACGTCCGGGAGGCGGTGACGCTGGCGGCGGCGGCGGCGACGCTGGTCGTCGTCTGGTTCATGACCGAGTCGGCGACGACGCACGTCGCCGCGCTGGGGTCCGTCGCGGGCGTCGCCTTCGAACTCAGGGCCGACGCCGCGGGGTTGCTGTTCGCGCTCCTCGCCGCGACGCTGTGGGTGGTGACGAGCGTCTACAGCATCGGCTACGTTCGTACGCTCGACGAACACGCCCAGACGCGCTACTTCGCCTCGTTCGCCGCCAGCGTCGCGGCGACGATGGGCGTCGCCTTCGCCGCGAACCTGTTCACGCTGTTCGTGTTCTACGAACTGCTGACGCTCGCGACGTACCCGCTGGTCGCTCACGCGGAGACGCGCGAGGCACGAATCGCCGCCCGGAAGTACGTCGCGTACACGCTCGGCGGCGGCGTCGTCGCCCTCGGCGGCGTCCTCCTCGTCGCCGTCCTCGCGGGGACGGTGACGTTCGACGCGGGCGGCCTCTCGTCGCTCGCGGCCGCCGACCCGACGCTGGCACGCGTCGCGTTCGCGCTCCTCGTCGTCGGCTTCGGCGTGAAGACGGCCGTGATGCCCCTGCACGGGTGGCTGCCGGCCGCGATGGTCGCGCCGACGCCCGTCTCGGGGCTGTTGCACGCCGTCGCCGTCGTCAAGAGCGGCGTGTTCGCCCTGGGCCGGACGGTCCTGTACGTGTTCGGCCCGGAGACGACGTGGGACCTCGGGATGGGACTCCCGCTGGCCGTCGCCGCCGCCGTCACGATGGTGCTGGCGGGCGTCGTCGGCCTCCGGCAGGACAACCTCAAGCGGGGGCTGGCGTACTCGACGGTGAGCCAACTGTCGTACGTCGCGCTGGGTCTGGCCCTCGCGACGCCGCTGTCGGTGTTCGGGGCGTTCGTCCACGTCGTCGCCCACGCGTTCATGAAGATAACGCTGTTCTTCGTCGCGGGCGTCGTCGCCGCCGAGACGGGCGTGAAGTACGTCTCGGACCTCGCGGGCATCGGCCGGCGACTCCCGCTGACGATGGCCGCCTTCGGCGTCGCCGCGGCGGGCCTCATCGGCTTCCCCCTCGTCGCCGGCTTCGTCAGCAAGTTCCACCTCGTCCTCGGCGCGGCGGCGAGTCCGTACCCCGTCTTCGTCGCCGCGTACCTGCTGGCGGGCCTGCTGAAGTTGCTCTACTTCTGGCCCGTCGTCTACGTCGCCTTCTTCGGACGGCGCGGGTCCGACGGCTCCGAGAGCGAACACGCGTTCGCACCGCCGCACGCCACCGACGGCGGATACGCGGCGGCGGCGACGTGGGAGCGTCGCACGCTCGGTGCCGAGACGACGCCGTTCATGCTGCTCCCGGTGCTGTTCACCGTCGGCGCCGCGGTGGCTCTCGGCGTCGCGCCGACCGCGTTCCCGTTCTGGGACCTGGCGAACGCGGTAGTCGCGGAGGTGTTCGGATGA
- a CDS encoding DUF4040 domain-containing protein — translation MTPETAVLYALLGFTLATAVVTALARTVLTAIVAFGAYSLGLAMVWVVLRAPDVGLTEAAVGAGVTTGLFLLVARRATPSRGSPVVGSSASPATAVERPPESDSSTTDLRAAAVAGVVTAGLLLTVPALPAVGAADAPAFGPVTEFYLTDAADRGIDNAVTAVLVVYRGFDTFGEIAVVFTAAVAVLAVLGREVLV, via the coding sequence ATGACTCCCGAGACGGCGGTGCTGTACGCGCTGCTCGGCTTCACGCTGGCCACCGCCGTCGTGACCGCACTCGCGCGCACGGTGCTCACGGCCATCGTCGCGTTCGGGGCGTACAGCCTCGGTCTCGCGATGGTGTGGGTCGTCCTCCGCGCCCCCGACGTGGGCCTCACGGAGGCGGCCGTCGGCGCGGGCGTGACGACCGGACTGTTCCTCCTCGTCGCGCGGCGAGCGACGCCCTCGCGCGGTTCGCCGGTGGTCGGGTCGTCAGCGTCGCCCGCGACGGCGGTGGAGCGTCCCCCGGAGTCCGATTCGAGCACGACCGACCTTCGCGCCGCCGCCGTCGCAGGCGTCGTGACCGCCGGACTCCTCCTCACGGTGCCCGCGCTCCCGGCCGTCGGCGCGGCGGACGCGCCGGCGTTCGGTCCCGTCACGGAGTTCTACCTGACCGACGCCGCCGACCGCGGCATCGACAACGCGGTGACGGCCGTGCTGGTCGTCTACCGCGGGTTCGACACGTTCGGCGAGATAGCCGTCGTCTTCACGGCCGCCGTCGCCGTCTTGGCCGTCCTCGGCCGGGAGGTGCTGGTGTGA
- a CDS encoding cation:proton antiporter subunit C, which yields MVDVPTILATRAAYVAYALLVGVGLYVLVAEDNLVKRVIGLNLFQTGVFLFFVASAFRAGGRVPLLSAPGPYVNPLPHVLILTAIVVGVSVTAVALALVVRLHDEYGTFSERAIREVRR from the coding sequence GTGGTGGACGTGCCGACGATACTGGCGACGCGGGCGGCGTACGTGGCGTACGCGCTCCTCGTGGGCGTCGGTCTGTACGTCCTCGTCGCCGAGGACAACCTCGTGAAGCGCGTCATCGGGCTGAACCTGTTCCAGACGGGCGTCTTCCTGTTCTTCGTCGCGAGCGCGTTCCGCGCGGGCGGCCGCGTGCCGTTGCTCTCGGCGCCCGGCCCGTACGTCAACCCCCTGCCGCACGTGCTCATCCTGACGGCCATCGTCGTCGGGGTGAGCGTCACCGCCGTCGCCCTCGCCCTCGTCGTCCGCCTGCACGACGAGTACGGGACGTTCAGCGAGCGCGCGATTCGGGAGGTGCGGCGATGA
- a CDS encoding formate/nitrite transporter family protein, which produces MSAPGAAAPRPANGHPDGDRARSGAPAAGKAVGDRFSTDEIFQRVVATADEEVGSESLRLYLSGLAAGFAITLTFFVYATTKAAFPDDTAGLVAPLLYPLGFVYIIMGRYQLYTENTLTPVTLVLTRVASVPSLFRVWVAVLAGNLTGALVGAFVLANTGVFSPAAAAAAVEIGARGVETPWWDLVFKAVFAGWLVAGLVWLEHAVRDSISRVVLIYLIIFTIPATGLYHIVVSSADTFYLVFTGNVDLFVGLWEFAVPVLVGNTIGGVFLVTLLNYGQTADPFPDGDGKRRRLGLREWLFSLQISAPESETPDPTGPERVAARGRGG; this is translated from the coding sequence ATGAGCGCTCCCGGGGCGGCCGCCCCCCGTCCGGCGAACGGCCACCCTGACGGTGACCGGGCCAGAAGCGGCGCGCCCGCGGCGGGAAAGGCGGTCGGAGACCGGTTCTCGACCGACGAGATATTCCAGCGAGTCGTCGCGACGGCCGACGAGGAGGTCGGTAGCGAGAGCCTGCGTCTGTACCTCAGCGGTCTCGCGGCGGGGTTCGCCATCACGCTCACCTTCTTCGTCTACGCGACGACGAAGGCCGCCTTCCCCGACGACACGGCGGGCCTCGTCGCGCCGTTGCTCTACCCGCTCGGGTTCGTCTACATCATCATGGGCCGGTATCAGCTCTACACCGAGAACACGCTGACCCCGGTGACGCTCGTGTTGACCCGCGTCGCCAGCGTCCCCTCGCTGTTCCGCGTCTGGGTCGCCGTGCTGGCGGGGAACCTCACCGGCGCCCTCGTCGGCGCGTTCGTTCTCGCGAACACCGGCGTGTTCTCGCCGGCTGCCGCCGCCGCAGCGGTCGAAATCGGCGCTCGCGGCGTCGAGACGCCGTGGTGGGACCTCGTGTTCAAGGCCGTCTTCGCGGGGTGGCTGGTCGCCGGACTGGTGTGGCTGGAACACGCCGTCCGCGACTCCATCTCGCGCGTGGTACTCATCTACCTCATCATCTTCACCATCCCGGCGACGGGGCTCTACCACATCGTCGTCAGTTCGGCCGACACGTTCTATCTCGTCTTCACCGGGAACGTCGACCTGTTCGTCGGCCTCTGGGAGTTCGCCGTACCCGTCCTCGTCGGAAACACCATCGGCGGTGTGTTCCTGGTGACGCTGCTCAACTACGGGCAGACGGCGGACCCCTTCCCGGACGGCGACGGGAAGCGCCGCCGTCTCGGACTCCGAGAGTGGCTGTTCAGCCTCCAAATTAGCGCCCCCGAGTCGGAGACGCCGGACCCGACGGGTCCCGAACGCGTCGCCGCGAGGGGCCGAGGCGGGTAG
- a CDS encoding Lrp/AsnC family transcriptional regulator, whose translation MTLQGLDELDRRIIYELQRDARHVSSRDIAADVSASPSTVRKRIQRLEDEGIVRRYGADVDYGRAGYQLFVQIVCTAPIPERDRLCEEASGVDGVVGVRELATGERNVVVTVVGEDGDDLTRIARELSALGLTIAEEQLIRNDASLPYAGFDSPTTPDRVRR comes from the coding sequence ATGACGCTGCAGGGACTCGACGAACTCGACCGGCGAATCATCTACGAGTTGCAGCGAGACGCGCGACACGTCTCCTCGCGGGACATCGCGGCCGACGTCTCGGCGTCGCCCAGCACGGTCCGAAAGCGCATCCAGCGACTCGAAGACGAGGGCATCGTCCGCCGGTACGGGGCCGACGTGGACTACGGCCGGGCGGGCTACCAACTGTTCGTCCAGATAGTCTGCACCGCGCCGATACCCGAGCGTGACCGCCTCTGTGAGGAGGCGTCGGGCGTGGACGGCGTCGTCGGCGTCCGCGAACTCGCCACCGGCGAACGGAACGTCGTCGTCACCGTCGTCGGCGAGGACGGCGACGACCTGACGCGCATCGCCCGCGAGTTGAGTGCGCTCGGGTTGACCATCGCCGAGGAGCAGTTGATTCGGAACGACGCCTCGCTCCCGTACGCCGGTTTCGACTCGCCCACGACTCCGGACAGAGTCCGCCGCTGA
- a CDS encoding nucleoside deaminase, giving the protein MPDLHALDHEAYVERAIELARAAGDRGDGPYGSLLVLDDAVVMEETNRERTDDDIALHPELTLARRAARELAPAERERAVMYTSTEPCPMCAGGISISSLGAVVYSVSGARAAAEFGGSEGVPCGEIFDRRGCDVDVVGGVLEAEGLAVHREFRGDD; this is encoded by the coding sequence ATGCCCGACCTACACGCACTCGACCACGAGGCGTACGTCGAACGAGCCATCGAACTCGCGCGCGCGGCCGGTGACCGCGGCGACGGCCCGTACGGGTCGTTGCTCGTCCTCGACGACGCCGTCGTGATGGAGGAGACGAACCGGGAGCGCACGGACGACGACATCGCGCTCCACCCGGAACTGACGCTCGCCCGGCGGGCGGCGCGAGAACTCGCGCCGGCGGAACGCGAGCGAGCCGTGATGTACACGAGCACCGAACCGTGCCCGATGTGCGCGGGCGGTATCTCGATTTCGAGCCTCGGCGCCGTCGTCTACAGCGTCTCCGGCGCACGGGCGGCCGCGGAGTTCGGCGGCAGCGAGGGCGTCCCGTGCGGCGAGATTTTCGACCGGCGCGGGTGCGACGTCGACGTTGTCGGCGGCGTCCTCGAAGCCGAGGGGCTGGCGGTCCACCGCGAGTTCCGCGGCGACGACTGA
- a CDS encoding DUF7847 domain-containing protein, with protein MAVLNALRETPGALLRNPVVFVPVLVLMLFQAPQMVLQTVNPLLGSVVSLALSLLFIFVTPFFQAGLIGMADEALDGPTSIGRFLSAGKANYVSVLVAYLVLVAVNFAVGFVGFVGAIFGGVALFGDASGGPGLAVLAVVGVVAAVGVLAYLLFVFFVQFYGQAIVVSGLDAVAALKHSVSVVRNHLLSAFGYSVLVGVFGAVAGGVFVLGASLATPQSPHLVAAPQGTLLGAVVVAALLAVVGSLFGSFFGVFSVAFYRRIDTGVGRETV; from the coding sequence ATGGCAGTCCTGAATGCCCTCCGCGAGACGCCCGGCGCTCTCCTGCGCAATCCGGTCGTCTTCGTCCCCGTACTCGTACTGATGCTGTTTCAAGCGCCCCAGATGGTGTTGCAGACGGTGAACCCGCTCCTCGGCAGCGTCGTCTCGCTGGCGCTCTCGCTGCTCTTCATCTTCGTGACGCCGTTCTTCCAGGCGGGACTCATCGGCATGGCGGACGAAGCCCTCGACGGCCCCACGTCGATTGGACGCTTCCTCAGCGCGGGGAAGGCGAACTACGTCTCCGTCCTCGTCGCGTACCTCGTCCTCGTCGCCGTCAACTTCGCCGTCGGTTTCGTCGGCTTCGTCGGCGCCATCTTCGGCGGCGTGGCGCTCTTCGGCGACGCGAGTGGCGGCCCGGGCCTCGCCGTCCTCGCCGTCGTCGGCGTCGTCGCCGCCGTCGGCGTCCTCGCGTACCTCCTGTTCGTCTTCTTCGTGCAGTTCTACGGACAGGCCATCGTCGTCAGCGGCCTCGACGCCGTCGCGGCGCTGAAACACAGCGTCTCGGTGGTGCGGAACCACCTCCTGAGCGCGTTCGGGTACTCGGTGCTCGTGGGCGTCTTCGGTGCGGTGGCCGGCGGCGTCTTCGTCCTCGGGGCGTCGCTCGCCACCCCGCAGTCGCCGCACCTCGTCGCGGCGCCGCAGGGAACGTTGCTCGGTGCCGTCGTGGTGGCCGCCCTCCTCGCTGTCGTCGGGTCGCTGTTCGGCAGCTTCTTCGGCGTCTTCTCCGTCGCGTTCTACCGCCGCATCGACACCGGGGTCGGCCGCGAGACGGTGTAG
- a CDS encoding complex I subunit 5 family protein, with product MSDLLPFLVAVPLLGALAPLVVGVGRPDAVGRVTAAVLLVHLGVAAAAVWGVVTGGALSYVVGGLPAAYGIGLRLDAVSSAFVLLVAVVSAAAHLAVRTDPTGPTDSLWLLLVAGLTGVCVTADVFNLYVFLEISGLAAYALVASRRGATAALAALNYLLAGTVGATLYLLGVGYAYVATGTLSMATLRVELAGAGYDSPLVVAAFVLVTLGLGVKIALFPVHGWKPDAYRAAPADVSVLLAALGSTVAGYALVRVTFDVFTASFLAAVPLVGASLTVIGLVSVVVGGYLTLRQANLQRLFAFSSVLQFGLVVAGVGLATPAAVTGALVLLLAHAVAKGSLFAAAGVFERRYGAKTLADYAGLGRESPVLGVSVAVLFASLVGLPPTAGFAGKWYVALGAVASASWVAAAVVVLSTLLSLAYAGRIVERLFLAESDSAGVAVADGGPDDLSVRRAVALVAVAAGFVVVAGLTSTALSAWFAPVVGGWL from the coding sequence ATGAGCGACCTGCTCCCCTTCCTCGTCGCGGTGCCGTTGCTCGGCGCCCTCGCTCCCCTCGTCGTCGGCGTCGGCCGACCGGACGCGGTGGGGCGGGTGACGGCGGCCGTCCTCCTCGTCCACCTCGGTGTGGCCGCCGCGGCCGTCTGGGGAGTCGTCACGGGCGGCGCCCTCTCGTACGTCGTCGGCGGACTGCCGGCCGCGTACGGCATCGGCCTCCGCCTCGACGCGGTGTCGAGCGCGTTCGTCCTCCTCGTCGCCGTCGTGTCCGCGGCCGCCCACCTCGCGGTCCGAACCGACCCGACGGGACCGACTGACAGCCTCTGGTTGCTCCTCGTCGCCGGCCTGACCGGCGTCTGCGTCACCGCGGACGTGTTCAACCTCTACGTCTTCCTCGAAATTTCGGGGCTGGCCGCGTACGCCCTCGTCGCGAGTCGCCGCGGGGCGACGGCGGCGCTCGCCGCCCTGAACTACCTGCTCGCCGGCACCGTCGGGGCGACGCTGTACCTCCTCGGCGTCGGGTACGCCTACGTCGCCACCGGGACGCTCTCGATGGCGACCCTGCGAGTCGAACTGGCCGGCGCGGGCTACGACTCGCCCCTCGTCGTCGCCGCGTTCGTCCTCGTGACGCTCGGACTGGGCGTGAAAATCGCGCTGTTCCCGGTCCACGGCTGGAAGCCCGACGCCTACCGGGCGGCGCCGGCCGACGTCAGCGTCCTGCTGGCCGCGCTCGGGTCCACCGTCGCCGGCTACGCCCTCGTCCGCGTCACGTTCGACGTGTTCACCGCGTCGTTCCTCGCGGCCGTCCCCCTCGTCGGGGCGTCGCTGACCGTTATCGGCCTCGTGAGCGTCGTCGTCGGCGGCTACCTGACGCTCCGGCAGGCGAACCTCCAGCGCCTGTTCGCGTTCTCGTCGGTGCTCCAGTTCGGCCTCGTCGTGGCCGGCGTGGGACTCGCGACGCCCGCCGCCGTGACCGGTGCGCTGGTCCTCCTCCTCGCCCACGCCGTCGCGAAGGGGTCGCTGTTCGCCGCCGCGGGTGTGTTCGAGCGGCGGTACGGCGCGAAGACGCTCGCCGACTACGCCGGACTCGGGCGCGAGAGCCCGGTTCTCGGGGTGTCGGTGGCCGTCCTGTTCGCCTCGCTGGTCGGCCTGCCGCCGACGGCCGGGTTCGCGGGCAAGTGGTACGTCGCGCTCGGCGCCGTCGCGTCCGCGTCGTGGGTCGCCGCCGCCGTCGTCGTCCTCAGCACCCTCCTGTCGCTGGCCTACGCCGGCCGCATCGTCGAACGCCTGTTCCTCGCAGAGAGCGACTCGGCCGGGGTCGCCGTCGCAGACGGCGGACCCGACGACCTGTCCGTCCGGCGGGCCGTGGCGCTCGTCGCCGTCGCGGCGGGGTTCGTCGTCGTCGCGGGACTGACCTCGACGGCGCTCTCGGCGTGGTTCGCGCCGGTCGTGGGGGGATGGCTGTGA
- a CDS encoding proton-conducting transporter transmembrane domain-containing protein yields the protein MTDVLTLVPPWVAFVAAALAVVALPRRAGTAAAVSLTAVTIPWVLVAPAGAAPSVAPFGFEQVLVRVDAFSRPVAVLFGFVAALNVLYGHATGADARQTAYSLCYMGAGVAAVLAGDWLTLLVAWELLAVSATVLVWHHGGDAVRPAFRYAVYHLVGGAFLVAAVALHYAAAGTFVYDGGFTRGLATTLALVSVGVNLGFVGLHAWLPETYSRPHVAASVVLAGFTTKVAVYVLARLAPDGHAFVVWMGAAMVLYGVTQAVLQTDMRRLLSYHIVSQVGYMTVAVGIGTAAGLTGAFAHLTANVLYKGLLFMVAGAIIARTGEASLKRLGGLGRRMPVTFATFLVAALAITGVPGFSGFVSKGLVTKAVESAGPDLVWWVVVVGGVGTVLSFVKFGYYAFVRRAPEPLTVAPGSTALRVALVVVAIPSVVFGVLPEAFLGAFPGDPGSFDPYAASELLKAAAVAAAGVAAFALLRTPISRVHPADVDRVLHPSAARLATGVSSLAVRTGEAATEAGITLSDRLGSHVGRDPADAETTLRTALLALAATTGLALLVAALA from the coding sequence ATGACCGACGTTCTGACGCTCGTCCCCCCGTGGGTCGCGTTCGTCGCCGCCGCCCTCGCCGTCGTCGCCCTGCCGCGGCGCGCCGGCACCGCCGCCGCGGTGTCGCTCACCGCGGTCACGATACCGTGGGTGCTGGTCGCGCCCGCCGGGGCCGCGCCGTCCGTCGCCCCGTTCGGCTTCGAGCAGGTGCTGGTCCGCGTGGACGCGTTCAGTCGGCCGGTGGCCGTCCTGTTCGGCTTCGTCGCCGCGCTGAACGTCCTCTACGGGCACGCGACGGGGGCCGACGCCCGGCAGACGGCGTACTCGCTGTGCTACATGGGCGCGGGCGTCGCCGCCGTCCTCGCGGGCGACTGGCTGACGCTCCTCGTCGCGTGGGAACTGCTCGCCGTCAGCGCGACGGTCCTGGTGTGGCACCACGGGGGCGACGCCGTCCGTCCGGCGTTCCGCTACGCCGTCTACCACCTCGTCGGCGGGGCGTTCCTCGTCGCGGCCGTCGCCCTCCACTACGCCGCCGCGGGGACGTTCGTCTATGACGGCGGTTTCACGCGTGGACTGGCGACGACGCTCGCTCTCGTGAGCGTCGGCGTCAACCTTGGGTTCGTCGGCCTCCACGCGTGGCTGCCAGAGACCTACTCCCGGCCGCACGTCGCCGCCAGCGTCGTGCTGGCCGGCTTCACCACGAAAGTCGCCGTCTACGTCCTCGCCCGCCTCGCGCCCGACGGGCACGCGTTCGTCGTCTGGATGGGCGCGGCGATGGTCCTGTACGGCGTGACGCAGGCCGTCCTCCAGACGGACATGCGCCGACTGCTCTCGTACCACATCGTCTCGCAGGTGGGGTACATGACCGTCGCCGTCGGTATCGGAACCGCGGCCGGTCTCACGGGCGCGTTCGCCCACCTGACGGCGAACGTCCTCTACAAGGGCCTGCTGTTCATGGTCGCCGGCGCGATTATCGCCCGAACCGGCGAGGCGTCGCTGAAGCGCCTCGGCGGACTCGGTCGCCGGATGCCCGTGACGTTCGCGACGTTCCTCGTCGCAGCGCTCGCCATCACCGGTGTCCCCGGGTTCTCCGGCTTCGTGAGCAAGGGGCTCGTGACGAAGGCCGTCGAGAGCGCCGGTCCGGACCTCGTCTGGTGGGTCGTCGTCGTCGGGGGCGTCGGCACGGTGCTCTCGTTCGTCAAGTTCGGGTACTACGCCTTCGTCCGCCGCGCGCCCGAACCGCTCACGGTCGCCCCCGGGTCCACGGCTCTCAGAGTAGCGCTCGTCGTCGTCGCGATACCGTCGGTGGTCTTCGGCGTCCTGCCGGAGGCGTTCCTCGGCGCGTTCCCCGGCGACCCCGGGAGCTTCGACCCCTACGCGGCGAGCGAACTGCTGAAGGCCGCCGCGGTGGCCGCCGCCGGCGTCGCCGCCTTCGCCCTCCTCCGGACGCCGATTTCGCGCGTCCACCCGGCCGACGTCGACCGCGTACTGCACCCCTCGGCCGCGAGACTCGCGACGGGAGTCTCGTCGCTCGCCGTTCGGACCGGCGAGGCGGCCACCGAGGCGGGAATAACCCTGTCCGACCGCCTCGGGTCACACGTCGGTCGTGACCCGGCGGACGCCGAGACGACGCTCCGAACGGCGTTGCTCGCACTCGCCGCGACGACGGGTCTCGCGCTCCTCGTCGCGGCACTCGCCTGA
- a CDS encoding monovalent cation/H+ antiporter complex subunit F, which yields MTTPVATTGLLLGGVALVALATALLWRVVVGPTTADRVVAVNVVGTTTVVVIALLSAALDEPGFLDVALVYALLNFLLSLGLSRFSVERGGLL from the coding sequence ATGACGACGCCCGTCGCGACGACCGGACTGTTGCTCGGCGGTGTCGCCCTCGTCGCCCTCGCGACTGCGCTCCTCTGGCGAGTCGTCGTCGGCCCCACGACGGCCGACCGCGTCGTCGCGGTCAACGTCGTCGGGACGACCACCGTCGTCGTCATCGCCCTCCTGAGCGCGGCGCTCGACGAACCGGGTTTCCTCGACGTTGCGCTCGTCTACGCGCTGTTGAACTTCCTGCTCTCGCTCGGCCTCTCGCGGTTCTCCGTCGAACGGGGTGGGTTGTTGTGA